A DNA window from Thermococcus sp. contains the following coding sequences:
- the eif1A gene encoding translation initiation factor eIF-1A gives MAPKKKDRKVEGDEVIRVPLPDRSKGQLFGVIEQALGAGWMDVRCEDGKIRRCRIPGKLRRRMWMRVGDVVIVQPWPVQTDERGDIVYRYTRTQVDWLLRKGKISQDFLTGGELLF, from the coding sequence ATGGCTCCAAAGAAGAAGGACAGAAAAGTTGAGGGTGACGAGGTAATTCGCGTTCCCCTCCCGGACAGGAGCAAGGGACAGCTCTTCGGCGTTATAGAGCAGGCCCTCGGTGCCGGATGGATGGACGTCCGCTGTGAGGACGGCAAGATAAGGAGATGCAGGATTCCGGGCAAGCTCAGGAGAAGGATGTGGATGCGCGTTGGCGATGTCGTCATAGTCCAGCCCTGGCCCGTCCAGACGGACGAGCGCGGTGACATCGTTTACCGCTATACAAGAACCCAAGTGGACTGGCTCCTCAGGAAGGGCAAGATAAGCCAAGACTTCCTCACCGGCGGGGAGCTGTTGTTCTGA
- a CDS encoding serine protein kinase RIO, whose translation MREEALEREIEEILGLRDRREKDSELYKIANEVFDRTTKETLAYLHRRGKIEELYGVISTGKEANVFAGVDSEGKKIAVKIYRTYTTEFRRIWEYLAGDPRIGYLPKDMRKLIFVWTRREFKNLQRAIKYAVRVPEPIIFRNNVLVMEFIGDELPAPRLKDVEKNLEKSDFEELYSYLIGVIERLWKRGDMVHGDLSEYNVLLWDGPVVIDWSQATVRRNRMSLELLKRDLRNVTNYFARRGVDVEDYEVKFRELVER comes from the coding sequence ATGCGCGAGGAAGCACTTGAGCGGGAAATCGAGGAGATACTCGGCCTCAGGGACAGGAGAGAGAAGGACAGCGAGCTCTACAAGATAGCCAACGAAGTCTTTGACAGGACAACAAAGGAGACCCTTGCCTACCTCCACAGAAGGGGAAAAATCGAGGAGCTCTACGGTGTCATAAGCACGGGAAAAGAGGCCAACGTCTTCGCGGGAGTTGACTCCGAGGGAAAAAAGATAGCGGTTAAGATTTACAGAACCTACACCACCGAATTCCGGCGCATCTGGGAGTATTTAGCAGGAGACCCGCGCATCGGTTACCTCCCAAAGGACATGAGGAAGCTCATATTCGTCTGGACGAGGAGGGAATTCAAGAACCTCCAGAGGGCCATAAAGTACGCGGTTCGCGTTCCCGAGCCGATAATCTTCCGGAACAACGTTTTGGTTATGGAGTTCATCGGAGATGAGCTTCCCGCCCCAAGGCTCAAAGACGTTGAGAAAAACCTCGAAAAGAGCGACTTTGAAGAGCTTTACAGCTACTTAATCGGCGTCATAGAGAGGCTCTGGAAGAGGGGGGACATGGTTCACGGCGATTTAAGCGAGTACAACGTCCTCCTCTGGGACGGGCCGGTCGTGATAGACTGGTCGCAGGCAACGGTGAGGAGAAACAGGATGAGCCTTGAACTGCTGAAGAGGGACCTGAGAAACGTTACGAACTACTTTGCGAGAAGGGGAGTTGACGTTGAAGATTACGAGGTGAAGTTCCGCGAGCTTGTTGAGAGGTGA
- a CDS encoding KH domain-containing protein produces MDEFERLLKKYERVDKDGKPVEEPEPGEIDYFAEGEQEEFVRIPRERIAVLIGKKGKTKREIEERTGTKIEVDSETGEVFITSTKDTRDPLAVWKARDVVLAIGRGFSPERAFRLFNEGEILEVVNLTDIVVGNEKNALPRVRGRIIGRKGRTREIIEEMSGADVSVYGKTVAIIGNPIQVEVARTAIEKLARGSPHGVVYRYLERRKKDLELESSSYYEALEGHLDELEEE; encoded by the coding sequence ATGGACGAGTTTGAGAGGCTCCTGAAGAAGTACGAGCGCGTTGATAAGGACGGAAAACCCGTTGAAGAGCCCGAACCGGGCGAGATTGATTACTTCGCTGAAGGCGAGCAGGAGGAGTTCGTAAGGATTCCAAGGGAGAGGATAGCTGTTCTCATTGGAAAGAAGGGTAAAACGAAGAGGGAAATCGAGGAAAGAACCGGGACGAAGATAGAGGTGGACAGCGAGACAGGGGAAGTTTTTATAACCTCCACAAAGGACACCAGGGACCCCCTCGCCGTCTGGAAGGCCAGAGACGTTGTTCTCGCCATAGGAAGGGGTTTCTCGCCGGAGAGGGCATTCAGGCTCTTCAACGAGGGTGAAATCCTTGAGGTTGTCAACCTAACGGACATAGTGGTTGGAAACGAGAAGAACGCCCTGCCGAGGGTTAGGGGTAGAATCATCGGAAGGAAGGGCAGGACGAGGGAGATTATCGAGGAGATGAGCGGTGCGGATGTGAGCGTCTACGGGAAGACCGTTGCGATAATAGGTAACCCCATTCAGGTCGAGGTGGCCAGAACGGCCATTGAAAAGCTGGCCAGGGGCTCGCCTCACGGGGTAGTTTACCGCTACCTTGAGCGTAGAAAGAAGGATTTGGAACTTGAGAGCTCAAGCTATTACGAGGCCCTCGAAGGCCATCTCGATGAGCTGGAGGAGGAATGA